A region of Alphaproteobacteria bacterium DNA encodes the following proteins:
- the rpsL gene encoding 30S ribosomal protein S12 produces MPTINQLVNRPRKAAVKRNKVPALQECPQKRGVCTRVYTTTPKKPNSALRKVARVRLTNGYEVTSYIPGEGHNLQEHSVVLIRGGRVKDLPGVRYHTIRGTLDTQGVKDRKQRRSKYGAKRPK; encoded by the coding sequence ATGCCAACCATTAACCAGTTGGTTAACCGGCCACGTAAAGCGGCAGTTAAGCGTAATAAGGTGCCTGCACTGCAGGAATGCCCACAAAAACGTGGCGTTTGCACCCGTGTTTATACCACCACGCCAAAGAAGCCGAACTCGGCGCTGCGTAAGGTGGCTCGTGTGCGTTTGACTAACGGCTACGAAGTTACCAGCTATATTCCCGGTGAAGGCCATAACCTGCAAGAGCACAGCGTTGTGCTTATCCGTGGTGGCCGTGTAAAAGATTTGCCTGGTGTGCGTTATCATACCATTCGCGGCACTCTGGATACGCAGGGTGTGAAAGATCGTAAACAGCGTCGCTCTAAATATGGCGCGAAACGTCCAAAATAA